The Drosophila bipectinata strain 14024-0381.07 chromosome 3L, DbipHiC1v2, whole genome shotgun sequence region ACTCCACTCAGTTTAATGCTGCTCTTCTTCGACGGTGAGGAGGCATTCCAAGAGTGGGGACCCGACGACTCAATTTATGGGGCCAGACATTTAGCCAGGAAGTGGCAGCAGGAAGGAAAACTGGATCGAATCGATATCCTCGTGCTTTTGGATCTCCTGGGAGCTCCAGATCCCGCCTTCTACAGTTTCTTTGCCAAAACCGAGGGTTGGTACATGCGAATGCAGTCGGTGGAAACGCGTCTCGCCAAGCTACAACTTCTGGAGCGCTACGCCACCAGCGGTGTTTCCCAGCGGGATCCTACGCGCTACTTCCAGTCCCAAGCCATGAGCTCCTCCTACATCGAGGACGATCACATACCGTTTCTCCGGCGAAATGTACCGATCCTCCACCTGATTCCCGTGCCCTTTCCCAGTGTCTGGCATACGCCCGACGATAATGGCAGCGTGATTGATTATGCGGCGACCAACAACCTGGCGATGATTATTCGCCTCTTCACTTTGGAGTACTTAATGGGTGCAGGCGGGGACCAGTGAATCAGAACTGGGCCTTATCTTAACCTGACCTAATTGATATCGACAAAATGTTATAAGTTCGGACCACCGTGAAATCCTCGCGGATCTAATTGTTAACCGACTGTGTGCTTCGAGCCTACTTAAGCAGTACTGCAATGCGCATAATCCAAATATTTGAATACGCCTATATTTATGTAAAATAGTTAAATCATCGTCCTAGCCAATGACATCCGTATCTGTATATTTTCTTGTAATTTTCGGTTGTAAATTCCTTAGACATATGCGTTACAAAATATGTATAGTAAACGTTAATTAAAACTAACTCTTAACTACACTGGTGGGCAAAATTCAGTATGATTCCAGTCACATGCGACTACATTTTGCTAACCAAAGACATTTAAGCGTATCGTCCAGATAGGGATCTCCGAAATGAATATGGCATTTTCGTAAGCTAACTTAAAACTATCAAAATCTTGAAGCCTTGATTCAATACTATACAGAAGCTGAGATGAGTCAGCCGCTCGCGGGTGCGTCTGGAGGTGTGTCTTCTACCGGAGTTTGGATTACCGGCTGGGATGCTGACTGTGGCAGCGGGGACTTGGGTTTCGCCGCATCCTCCTCCTTACCCTCCATTAATTGCGCGGCACTCAGCTCCTTGGGCTTCTCCACAACCACAGCGCAGAGTTCCGAGCaggattttgatttgtttttgcCATGATCATGGTTATTGCCTTGACATTTGGCTGGAGAGCTGGGCTTCCGGCCATTGGGAGCATCGCAGATCTCGCGAAGATCGGTGCGCGAGTCCCGACAACAGACCTTTTCGATGCACTCCGCCGCCTGACATTGCATCAGGCACTCCAGCGACGCCGAGGCGTTCTTGTTGGTGGACGGGTAGAACTCCGGCTGGATGGTGACCGCTCCGATTCCCTGCTCGTGGAAATACGCCCGCACCTGCTCAATGATCTTCAGATAGAGCTTGGGATTCTGGAACTGGATGTGAATGGTGGCCACATATCGGTGGGCGGCCAACTGCCAGATGTGAAGATCGTGGTAACTGATGATTTCTGGAAACTTGGCGACCAGGGTGCGCTCAAAGATCTCCAGGTCAATGGAGCCGGGTATGGTCTGCAGCAGAATGAGGCACGATTCTTTCACTACGGTAAGGATAAGGCATTAGTTTTAGGACAGAAAATGGTAACTTTCTAATGGACACTTACTGTAGGGATAGCTGAGGGACACCAGCAGGACACAGGAGAAAATGGACAGCACTGGATCTATGAACTTGGCGGTGTGCTCCTCATCCTCAGCCACATAGACAATGGCAGCGCATACAATCACAAAAATCGTACTGGACACATCGCGGAGCATCTCAACAGCTCCCTGGCGCTTGGTGGCAAAGTAAACACTTCCGACTTCCGTCTCCAGTTCCTCTCGCAGCTGACGATCGTTCCTGGACTTGCTGAGCTGCCGCTGCATGGGCGTCAGCGATAGATCCACGTTACTGGACATGGGCCTCTCGAGCACCACATTGCCGCCGGGGGTCAGGTGCAGGAAGCTTCCTTGATGCAACGTGTAGCCGCCAATCAGCAGATACGTCAGTCCATTCAGGATGAGACCCACGAAGCCCAGCATCATCACAGGGATCGGCAGGTGCATCGTGTCCTTGTGATCGATATGCACGAGGGTCTGGAGGGCCTCCACCACCAGCGAGAAGGACAACGAGGCCAGGATGATGAACACAATGAGCATGGTCAGGATGTCGATTCGGGCCCAGCCAAAGGTGTTGCGGAGTTTCTCCTCCCGGCTGTCCCGCTTAGCCCTCTTTTGGGCCTCCGATTCGGCCAGGTTGACAATCTCTCCGGAGGAGCCATTCGACTTGGTCTGAACTGCAGGGGAATCCTTGGCTTCGGGTGTCTGTTTGCTGTGCTGCATGGATaggaattaaaaaataaataaatatttaattaatgtttaaatataagCAGAGAATGGTTCGTCACCTACTCAAACTGCCATTCAGAGGCATTTTCTAACCATATTTAAGTTATGaataattttgtattaaaatgtataaaatttcTCTTTAAAAACATGATATTTCCCATTTAATGACCAAGAAATTTCCGATGATTTTTTGACAATCAgaacccaaaaaataaagttcaTTCGTCGTCATGCTTTCTAAGCCAAATCATAACAATTGGCATTGGCCCATCTACTACATTGACTGGCAGAGGTATTTAAACGCTTCGCTGGCCACCAGCCTGCTGCTCCATTATATAAGCTTGGAATCAGCCCACTCAACTGTCCACACCTACAACACCaaagctgactgactgactagTTGGAGGCTTTCGATTTCTGGTGTTTGCCgatttttttggccaagtctTGTTCGGTTTTCAGCTTTTGGGGTCTGGTCTTTGTGTTTTTGCGAAACGTGCTTGGCACGCTTTCCCATGGCGGCAGATAtttatgcttttattttttttttactttttttgcaTCTATTcactaataaaatatttaactttgACGACTGGCTCATAAATTGCAGTTGGACATTGTTTTCATCGCAGTATTCACcttgaatttaaattaaagcgTTACAAATGGGAATTCGATTGTGATTCGGATTATTTGATAAAAGTTGgatattaaaaactatttgaaTGGTTAGTTTTAATTCAAAACTACTGACCATCAATATGGTGATAAGACTAACTACTTtgtagttaaaaataaaagaaatacttCCAGAAAATCATAAATTATCCGAAAAATGCAAACGAAACtcgttttaaacaaaaaataaaaaggggtTTGGAATGCGTTGGATACATTTTTGTGGGATTTGCTTTTCTGGTGCTTTGCTTTTCTGATCGCAATCAGAGTTCAATGCACCTGCCAGCATCTGTTTCAACTCAACACCCAGCACGCGACAGTTTCCTGGCCAAAATAAAAGCCAATCCAGACTACACAgaggaaaaataatataaccaGGAATTAGTAAGCCTTTTAATccaatttaagatttttaccACTGTCTACCAAGTCTTTGaggtttaaaatatattttttaaatattaaaataaacaaaactggTTACCTTAATTGTAATAATGCAGCCGCCGAGTGCGAAAATATTGCACAACATGTGATGGGAGGCCATCAGTAGAGTCAGGGCGTGGGTGACATGGCTCAGGATCAGTTGGAGCACAAAGTAGCATATGGACAGAACCAGGACCACATACAGGGGGATGGGTCTGCAGCGCTGCAGTATCTCCTTCACCGGCATTATAGTATCTGTGGAGAGTAGAGGTGAGAATgggtttttcaaatatttggaTTATGCAGAGCATGTGCCTATAGAGGTCAGCACCACCTGCCAGCCAAACCCATAGGGGTGTGATCTATATAAATGGGAataatttattgtttaaacGAACTCATCAGCAGGTTGTCAGGTTTATCAATAAATGAGAGATATTTTTATTCGCAAAATGATTAACGATTAAGAGGGACTACCTTTCTAATCCCCAAAAACCTCACCGAAACTGTGTCAAGTTCAAGACTCGGTTATGGGTTAACTGAACTGCACCGATCGGGAACTCTACTGCCCTGAACCGAGCCTAACCTGCCATATTTAGGGTTCAACCCATGCCAATCGCCAATGCAAATCATATATAGACATGGGCCgagctggggctggggctggggctcCTCCTCCAGCTACTGGAGGCGGTGGGTTGCATGCAAATGAAGATGCTAAATGGGCTCGTTTTACCTGCGGCTACCTCGGGGTATCTTGTTGAATTGATCACCAACGACATTGACGTAACTTTACGTGATCGCGGAATATGGCTACCGAATGTTTGTTGGCTTGTTTGCCGCCATGTAACCCCAAGGTTGAACCCTACTCGGCTTAAATGCCCTCCAATAGGGCAATTATCGGAAGACATGTCAATGCTATTAGGGATAATCCCAATAACTACTTGTAATTCATAGATCCCCCTTTCTGCTTCATCCAATTCCTGATTGATATCTCTCGGATCCACCTGGAATTCTGAATTGGAATCagaattctattttattaaatgatGTAACCCCTCCGACGTGGTGTCGACTCCTAAATGAGCCAATTGCATTCCAAATTGTCACACGTGCAGTAGCCCATCATTACAATCGATCGAGTGATATAATCTATTGTTTTAGTGGGCTTTTGTGGAATGCCAGTAATTAGAAGCTAACTACAAAAGCGTTAAATGGCGCCCCGGGGGCACCAGATTGTGTGCCCCGCCAGACAATCGAATGGTTCCCATAGATCCCAAACCCAGCAAAAATGTATCCAGATAATGTCGGACAGGTAGCAACAAACAATCTAACTATATGTTGTTTACGAATCTGAATACATTATGTATCTCGCAGTTGTTCTACATGCCCCAGCCGCTAAATGTTCATTTCCTCAATTTGGTTTGATTCTCGCCGGGAGGCGGGTGGCAGTGGGTGGTGGAGGCTCGAGCACGAGATAACAAAAGATAAccagagatacagatacaagcaCGCATTCAGATAGAGATACAGATAAAGTGAACCCTGATTTTTATTGGGCTTGTAGTTGCCAGGGGTTAGGGAAGATACCAGAGTGATCCTCtagataaagataaaaaatatggtGTGATATGGGATGGCATGTGGACTTTAAGCCTTAAAAGGCAGGTAAGATATgtacactcaaaaaaaaaaactttaaggAATTTGGGTCTATAAAGGTGTAGTTTTATAGATATAGACAAAGTATAGATATACCatctttattttcaaattgaaaggatttaaaacatatgtatttttcttaaaaaggtTTCTTGAGAGGTCCTAGAAAGGtttcaaaaataatgttttaagGTTAGAGACttgaaaataatgtttattaGGTTTGAAAGTCCTTTTTCCTGCCACTAACTcctcttttttcctttttttcgacATTTAGGTCTATAATAGAGTAATTTTAATGTAAAGTATAGATATACCATCTTTGTTATCAATTGAAAGAGATTTATCAAGTTTAATATCAAAAAACTTTAGAGGTCTTTAGAGGTTTCTTGAGAGGTCCTAAAAAGGtttgaaaaataatgttttaagCTTAGAGACTTGGAAAAAATGTTCTTTAAGATTGAAAGTCTTTTTTCCTGACCCTAACTCctctttttcccttttttcgacATTTGGGTCTATAATAGCGTAATTTTAATGTAAAGTATAGATATACCATCtttgttttcaaattaaaaggatttaaaaaatatttttcttataaagCTTTCTTTAGAGGTCCTAGACAGGtttgaaaaataatgttttaacCTTAGAgacttgaaaaaaatgtttattaagaTTGAAAGTCTTTTTTCCAGACACTAActcctcttttttttcctttttttcgacATTTGGGTCTATAATAGCGTAATTTTAATACAAAGTATAGATATACCATCTTTGTTTTCAATTGAAAAGGATTTATCAAGTCTCATATCAAAAAACTTTAGAGGTCTTTAGAGGTTTCTTTAGAGGTCCTAGAAAGgtttgaaaaatattgttttaaggTTAGAgacttgaaaaaaatgtttattatgATTGAAAGTCTTTTTTCCTGCCACTAACTcctcttttttcctttttttggacAAATGTTGGCTCTCCAAATCCGGCTTTGGGTTATTTTATGAGTCTCTTCCAGTCCGAAGTCCGAAAAATCCAGACCGTAAATCTGCGAGCCGGTGACACCTCAATTGTCAATTAGATCAATGCAACAAACTCACTCCATCAATCGCAAACCCCaacaaaatacgaaaaaaaaaatcaaattcgGGACCAAtaacattttgtttttatttttattttttctcatCAGGTGCATtgattcttgttttttttgtttgggccTGTCTCTGAATACAAATGAactttgaaagaaaaaaatgtactttgattttgaaattgtatttaataagAGTTTCCTATGCGGATCCCTGGCCTGTTTTTCGTACTCCCCTCCAAGCCCCTATTTTTTAGAGCATTTTTGACACGATCCGAAGGTTAGATGCCTGTGGAATTTCCAATTCATAGATTATAAATGGTatagttttagtttaaaattctATTAATATCGTTAGTCTCTAGAGTGTGCTGCCAATATTTTATTACTTTGTTTTCGATGGCAATTAGCAGATGCCTACGAGACATATTTGAACGGGGTATGGAAACGCGCCAAACCGCAGACAGGTGCCGAGCTACCTGATAAGCCGACAGAGATAGCTGTCTGCGGTGGGGCTAACGCTATCTCATTCTGTGTGATTAAGTACGAAATTGGCAGGTCTGCTGATAACAAacaatttttgtaaacaatATCGAAACCGGCTCGGCTTTGCTATAGATGGGTTCAAATACCATCGCTATACGGGGAATTTGATGTGGAATGTTGATAGCAACTCGTGTTCCTGGCGATAAATGTTGCCAAGTAGGAaaactatatatttaaatagatATACTAAGAagttccccaaaaaaataattatgaagCCCTCAATCAGCTCTAACTAAAGGGCCCTGAATAAAGGAACATCTGTACTCACTCCATATACTAATTACTAACTTATAAACTCTGattcattataattttgtccaaaagtgtgcaacgcagtgaaggagacatctccgaccctataaagtatatatattcttgatcaggatcacctcctgagttgatatgagcatgtccgtctgaccgtctgtccgtctgtctgtctgtctgtctgtccgtttctacgcgaactagtctctcagtatTAAagcgtcttgaaactttgcacacacccttctttgtttgcacgcagtatataagtcggaacggccgggattggccgactatatcctatagctgccatataactgattgatccgaaatggtataactttgacgtttttaaagttagagagttcaaatttgacatgagagcattttttggcaaaacattacgacatgccaaatttcataaggatcggccgactatatcttatagctgccatataactgaacgatcggaaatgacccaactttcgtgtttttgaagatagaaaggtgaaatttagtacagattctatttttggtcagttgatccaacctactaaatttcataaggatcggccgactatattctatagctgccatataactgaacgatcggaaatgacccaacttttgtgtttttgaagatagaagtttgggatatttttaggtttggtttttgtattatattaaattgggttatattatcatattttcataaggatcggccaactatatccgatgtttgcgatatatatccggttttaactgcaagggtatataaacttcggctccgcccgaagttagctttcctttcttgtttttattctttttcattaaattaaataaagacaCTTTAATTACAATTTAATGCTTTACAGTAGACGTGATTTCTGCGCCTTTTCATGAATAAGAGAGCCCTGCCAATCACTTTCTCCACATCCTCCCCAGAAACGTGATCATTTCAAAAATCTGAAAACTCACTAAAGCGATATGGGcctattaaaataatacaaaaattgaTATTAACGATGATTGCTAAAGACCTCTTCAATTACCTTTAATGACTCCGCCCAGTTCATAAAcggaataaaataataaacccaCAGTAACGGTCAAAAATATAGTCAAAAATCAGGACTTGATTTAATAAAGCATAGGTCTTccaattttatttctaaattaaatataattaagaTAATTAAAATAGAACAATACCAATCTGTTTTTTAATAGTAGTTTcatgaattaatttttttccatcAGTCAGAGAATAATATAATTCCCTATTCTATAATGTTTATATACAAAGCCAATAACGGTTGAGTAATTGTTTATAATATGCCGCTGGGAACCTGGGGCCCGGCCCGGAAAGTTCTTGGGCCCCAGAGCCAAGGCTCCGGATCAATTTGCATCGAATTAGCATCGTCAGAGAattgtttttggccaagatcCCAAGCCCAAATATAACCTTTGATTAGCATtaattttggaatttatttttatatcgcGCAGATGGGTGATATTTGTAGGTTTAGTAATTTTTTCGGGCCACATTTTCGCAGTGGTGCCAAGAGGCGCGAGGCGTCTTAATAATCACTTGCTAAATGTATTCACAGTCTGGCTGCTAACGAATCAGTCATCTATATCTATAGCTGCCGGTATTAaggtgtgttttttttttcttggacTCCTGGTCCTACATTTAATAGCTATATACTATAGCTTCCCAGACAAATGTTTTTCGCACTGGCCCGCAAGCCCTTATCAGGTAGGTTTTGGCTTAGAAACTGGAAATTTACCCTCTCTTTACGGCTCTGATAAGCTGAAGAAAATGTGTGGGTTCTTTTTATTTGACGGATACTATTTTTAGCCACGCCACTCTTGAAATTGCGttggaaaatttgtttttcctataatatattttttttttatacacacacacacatccacacAGTATCAAAATATTATCGGACACACGCGCACACACCTGTTGTTGGCCGGTACCGAGTTAAAAAACGTTAGTAAGCGATCTTTACTGCAGCGCGGCTCAAAACTGAATGAACCGCAAAGCCACTGCAAAATATATAGCACACCGATTTGGTGAACGAAAATACAGACAGACGAGAAAAATATAGGCGGCcgaacaaaagcaaaaatgaCCACAGCCGGCAAATCGGAACGTTGTTCAGGTAGGTGACGAGCTACTTTAGATAACAGGTACAAATTTTGGAGATTGGTCAAGGTTGGTCCTTAGACTTGTTTAATcttgtttaaagtttttagggTATATtacaaaacatatttttataaaatagagATGTCAAATtaagaataatatttaaagaattttattaacaacttttcaaagaaaatgttataaagtttttataaCTTTGAATTGTTTAATACCTACATAAATTCGTTACCAGGTTCTTatcttttttattgaaagtgaGCGCGAAAGTTCCAATGTGTGTGAGAATGTGTGCGAATAAAAAATCGTAAAAGAGAGAGTTGGCGAGAGTGATTGCAGGTGTGTAGGTGACAAAAGTGCGTAAGCTTGCTGGGAATTATCAGCTGATGTGAGAAAGATTACCGCTCCAAATACAACTAGCAGATGATCTAGTATTTGTGAGAAAGAAAAGAGAGCAGAAAAGCTTTCTTCTGCTTTATAGACCGTCATttcaaacaaatttcaaaccACATGCACTGATAACATTTCAACcgcaataatttaaatttaaatatactaTTTAAACGCTTACTGAAAACTACAGCAGAGGGATAACGATTTTTAATGGATAACGATGCTCACGGTTTTGCAGCTCAAAGGCGACTGGTAACTGAATACTTTGCTTACAGAACCAAACCGTGCCGAATTAAACATTTCACTGGCTggaaaattgcaattaaacCACGCACATTAGATAAAAAGCGAGCAATTTGAGGTTTGACTAGCCTAGCTGCTcaacattttaatttcaacTGGGACACGACTGGCTTATGTCTTATTTgtcaaatattatttactcAACGCGGTCTAGAAGGTAATTTACGATTTAGCCAACATTAATTACGGCCTAGTAAGCAATTAAAAGATATAAAGAGTGCCAAGGTCattaaaatcataaacaaACCAAGATAAgaggattttatttattaaaaataaatatattcagattataaatatataatttttgaatatatgtTACTTTTAATATCTTTCAACAATTTTATCAATCAAAAGATTTAGTTAATATCATAATTAAAGCCTTAAGTGCTCACATTAACGTAcgatttatttgaaaattattaatgtttTAATAACAAACTATTCTGAATATAGAAATTAAAGTAATGCTTTTATATATTCAAACTTTATCCGTTACATTTTAGATGGTTGCCACTTAGTTGCATTTCTATGGCAACGCTTCCAATGCCAAACTCTGGCAGCGCTAAAAAGTGACATTTGCAGGCACTGTTTTCATCTGGCGTAGAAGAAAACGGCCCCGAATAAAATTGGAATTTAAGCTCATTCTCCACCTGCTCGAGTTGGTCCAGTGCGCCGGTACAATATGGCCGCGATAGTGCTAACCCGCAACATGCAGTTGGCCAGTAAGTCGACGCCGGTGCTCCACAAACGGACCCTGCCAAATAAATTATGTAATGCAGTTTTCCGCGAATGTTGTTGCTAATTTTCGATCATCTCTCGTTTGCAGAACACCATGGCAGTGGTGTGGTTGGCGTTTTGTGCCTGCGAGGATactctgccgccgccgctcCTCCCGAGGATGGCCCCCGCCCACTGAAGACTACCAATCCGGCAGCGATGAAGCGCGGAACTGGAGGACGTAGCAGTTTCAACGGAATCGTGGCTACCGTCTTTGGTGCCACTGGATTCGTGGGACGCTATGTGTGCAACAAACTGGGCAAGTCCGGCACCCAGATGATTCTGCCATACCGCGGCGACGATTCGGACGTCATCCGCCTAAAGGTCACCGGTGACCTGGGCCAGGTTCTGTTTCACTTCTACAACTTGGAGGATGTCTCCTCTATCCGCGAGGCTGTGAAGCACTCGAATGTGGTCATCAACTTGGTGGGTCGCGACTTCGAGACCAAGAACTTCAAGTTCAGGGATGTGCATGTTAACGGAGCTGAGAGGATCGCCAGGTGATTAAGAATTACTTCTACTTTTACGAAAAGAGATTTATAATTCAAATGCTTTTGTGCAGAATTTCCCGCGAAGCTGGAGTAGATCGTTTCATCCACCTGTCTTCTCTCAATGTGGAAGCCAATCCCAAGGATCTGTACGTTAAGGGCGGCAGCGAATGGCTGAAGAGCAAGTACGAGGGTGAGCTGCGTGTTCGTGATGCTTTCCCCAATGCCACCATCATTCGCCCAGCCGATATCTACGGCTCTGAGGATCGGTTCTTGCGCTACTACTTTGATTttgaaattgtatttaataagAGTTTCCTATGCGGATCCCTGGCCTGTTTTTCGTACTCCCCTCCAAGCCCCTATTTTTTAGAGCATTTTTGACACGATCCGAAGGTTAGATGCCTGTGGAATTTCCAATTCATAGATTATAAATGGTatagttttagtttaaaattctATTAATATCGTTAGTCTCTAGAGTGTGCTGCCAATATTTTATTACTTTGTTTTCGATGGCAATTAGCAGATGCCTACGAGACATATTTGAACGGGGTATGGAAACGCGCCAAACCGCAGACAGGTGCCGAGCTACCTGATAAGCCGACAGAGATAGCTGTCTGCGGTGGGGCTAACGCTATCTCATTCTGTGTGATTAAGTACGAAATTGGCAGGTCTGCTGATAACAAacaatttttgtaaacaatATCGAAACCGGCTCGGCTTTGCTATAGATGGGTTCAAATACCATCGCTATACGGGGAATTTGATGTGGAATGTTGATAGCAACTCGTGTTCCTGGCGATAAATGTTGCCAAGTAGGAaaactatatatttaaatagatATACTAAGAagttccccaaaaaaataattatgaagCCCTCAATCAGCTCTAACTAAAGGGCCCTGAATAAAGGAACATCTGTACTCACTCCATATACTAATTACTAACTTATAAACTCTGattcattataattttgtccaaaagtgtgcaacgcagtg contains the following coding sequences:
- the isoQC gene encoding glutaminyl-peptide cyclotransferase, which gives rise to MLHRQPSYMWTLCVHAALMATMVKGSVAPTDNLVGRLQKSYNPSQLSDSKFLEYSMLSDKLHLREAINNIMIPRIVGTGNHTIVRNYIKDSLQNLGWNVELDSFHDTAPVKGKLHFHNIIATLNPNAERYLVLACHYDSKYMPGVKFLGATDSAVPCAMLVNLAHVFQEQLLPFTKTPLSLMLLFFDGEEAFQEWGPDDSIYGARHLARKWQQEGKLDRIDILVLLDLLGAPDPAFYSFFAKTEGWYMRMQSVETRLAKLQLLERYATSGVSQRDPTRYFQSQAMSSSYIEDDHIPFLRRNVPILHLIPVPFPSVWHTPDDNGSVIDYAATNNLAMIIRLFTLEYLMGAGGDQ
- the ZnT77C gene encoding proton-coupled zinc antiporter SLC30A1, which translates into the protein MPVKEILQRCRPIPLYVVLVLSICYFVLQLILSHVTHALTLLMASHHMLCNIFALGGCIITIKHSKQTPEAKDSPAVQTKSNGSSGEIVNLAESEAQKRAKRDSREEKLRNTFGWARIDILTMLIVFIILASLSFSLVVEALQTLVHIDHKDTMHLPIPVMMLGFVGLILNGLTYLLIGGYTLHQGSFLHLTPGGNVVLERPMSSNVDLSLTPMQRQLSKSRNDRQLREELETEVGSVYFATKRQGAVEMLRDVSSTIFVIVCAAIVYVAEDEEHTAKFIDPVLSIFSCVLLVSLSYPYMKESCLILLQTIPGSIDLEIFERTLVAKFPEIISYHDLHIWQLAAHRYVATIHIQFQNPKLYLKIIEQVRAYFHEQGIGAVTIQPEFYPSTNKNASASLECLMQCQAAECIEKVCCRDSRTDLREICDAPNGRKPSSPAKCQGNNHDHGKNKSKSCSELCAVVVEKPKELSAAQLMEGKEEDAAKPKSPLPQSASQPVIQTPVEDTPPDAPASG
- the LOC122322322 gene encoding NADH dehydrogenase [ubiquinone] 1 alpha subcomplex subunit 9, mitochondrial-like, which gives rise to MAAIVLTRNMQLAKHHGSGVVGVLCLRGYSAAAAPPEDGPRPLKTTNPAAMKRGTGGRSSFNGIVATVFGATGFVGRYVCNKLGKSGTQMILPYRGDDSDVIRLKVTGDLGQVLFHFYNLEDVSSIREAVKHSNVVINLVGRDFETKNFKFRDVHVNGAERIARISREAGVDRFIHLSSLNVEANPKDLYVKGGSEWLKSKYEGELRVRDAFPNATIIRPADIYGSEDRFLRYYFDFEIVFNKSFLCGSLACFSYSPPSPYFLEHF